A genomic segment from Bubalus bubalis isolate 160015118507 breed Murrah chromosome 5, NDDB_SH_1, whole genome shotgun sequence encodes:
- the BEST1 gene encoding bestrophin-1, producing the protein MTVTYSSQVANARLGSFSRLLLCWRGSIYKLLYGEFLIFLLCYYIIRFIYRMALTDEQQVIFEKLTLYCDSYIQLIPISFVLGFYVTLVVTRWWNQYENLPWPDRLMNLVSSFVEGKDEQGRMLRRTLMRYANLGNVLILRSVSAAVYKRFPSPQHLVKAGFMTPSEHKHLQKLSLPHNSFWMPWVWFANLSTKAWIGGRIRDPILLQSLLNEMNTLRTQCGQLYAYDWISIPLVYTQVVTVAVYSFFLACLIGRQFLNPAKAYPGHEMDLVVPLFTFLQFFFYAGWLKVAEQLINPFGEDDDDFETNWIVDRSLQVSLLAVDEMHQDLPPMERDMYWNEPEPHPPYTAASAQSRRPSFFGSTFNISLDKEDMEFQPDLEEQEGAHSGIIGRFLGLQSHDRQSPRTNSKTKLLWPKKEVHSHENQPKNLGGAGQNTSDQADSKAWKGEDVFKSAVLFGRSGYHSAPQTPLSHTPMVFPPGQSAPSSLRRISGIDDPVKDQSLQPATPRSKKSFELLPENAGASTEHPEVFHMRRKTVEFNLMDMSEGPEHLREPHLGQSTSNIHTILKDHGDPYWDLENRDEAHS; encoded by the exons ATGACTGTCACCTACTCGAGCCAAGTGGCCAATGCCCGTTTAGGCTCCTTCTCCCGCCTGCTGCTGTGCTGGCGAGGTAGCATCTACAAACTGCTCTATGGCGAGTTTCTCATCTTTCTGCTCTGCTACTACATCATCCGCTTCATTTACAG aatGGCCCTCACGGACGAACAGCAGGTGATTTTTGAGAAGCTGACTCTGTATTGCGACAGCTACATCCAGCTCATCCCCATCTCCTTCGTGCTGG GCTTCTACGTGACGCTAGTCGTGACCCGCTGGTGGAACCAGTATGAGAACCTGCCTTGGCCCGACCGCCTCATGAACCTGGTGTCGTCCTTCGTTGAGGGCAAGGACGAGCAAGGCCGGATGCTGCGGCGCACGCTCATGCGCTATGCCAACCTAGGCAACGTGCTCATCCTGCGCAGCGTCAGCGCTGCGGTCTACAAACGCTTTCCCAGCCCACAGCACCTGGTGAAAGCAG GCTTCATGACACCTTCGGAACACAAGCACTTACAAAAACTGAGCTTACCACACAACTCGTTCTGGATGCCCTGGGTGTGGTTTGCCAACTTGTCAACAAAGGCATGGATTGGAGGTCGAATTCGGGACCCTATCCTGCTCCAGAGCCTGCTCAAC GAAATGAACACCTTGCGTACTCAGTGTGGACAGCTGTATGCCTACGACTGGATCAGTATCCCACTGGTGTACACTCAG gtGGTGACCGTGGCAGTATACAGCTTCTTCCTGGCTTGCCTGATTGGGCGGCAGTTTCTGAACCCAGCCAAGGCCTACCCTGGCCACGAGATGGACCTCGTTGTACCCCTCTTCACGTTCTTGCAGTTCTTCTTCTATGCCGGCTGGTTGAAG GTGGCAGAGCAGCTCATCAACCCATTTGGAGAGGATGATGATGACTTTGAGACCAACTGGATTGTCGACAGGAGCTTGCAG GTGTCCCTATTGGCTGTAGACGAGATGCACCAGGACTTGCCACCGATGGAGAGAGATATGTACTGGAATGAGCCAGAACCACATCCCCCCTACACAGCCGCTTCTGCCCAGTCTCGTCGACCCTCATTTTTTGGCTCCACCTTCAACATCAG tCTGGATAAGGAAGACATGGAGTTTCAGCCAGATCTAGAGGAGCAAGAGGGTGCTCACTCTGGCATCATTGGCCGCTTCCTAGGGCTGCAATCCCATGACCGCCAGTCCCCTAGGACAAACTCAAAGACCAAACTACTGTGGCCGAAGAAAGAAGTCCATTCACATGAGAACCAGCCCAAGAACCTTGGAGGGGCCGGACAGAACACTAGCGACCAGGCAGACAGCAAGGCCTGGAAGGGGGAAGATGTTTTCAAGTCCGCGGTGCTCTTCGGAAGGTCAGGCTACCACAGTGCCCCACAGACACCCCTCAGCCACACCCCTATGGTCTTTCCACCTGGACAGTCAGCACCCTCAAGTCTTCGCAGAATCTCAGGCATAGATGACCCTGTCAAAGATCAAAGCCTTCAGCCTGCAACCCCCAGGTCCAAGAAGAGTTTTGAATTGCTCCCAGAGAATGCTGGGGCCTCAACGGAGCACCCAGAAGTTTTTCACATGAGAAGGAAAACTGTTGAGTTTAACCTGATGGACATGTCAGAGGGCCCTGAACATCTCAGAGAACCACATTTGGGACAATCGACAAGCAACATACACACTATACTCAAAGATCATGGAGATCCTTATTGGGACTTGGAAAACAG GGATGAAGCACATTCCTAG